GGATTTTCACCGCTCCCTGATCAACTCCCTCAAGCGTCGCAAAGCTGCCGGAATTACCGAGCCGTTGACGCCGTTTGCGGATGTGGTGGGATTTTAGAGAATGAAAGTCAGTGCCATTGTTGCTGCGTGGAACGCCGCAGACACGCTGCATGAGACACTTGACAGCATTGCTGCGCAGACAGTTAAGCCGGATGAGGTGATTGTTGTTGACGATGGTTCGACGGATGACACCGCGAAGGTCGTGGCGGAACACCCGCACAAGATACAGCTCATCCAGACCGAAAATCGTGGTGTTCCCAGCGCTCTCAATACCGGTATTGCGGCATCGACCGGTGATGCGATTGCCATCCTGGATGCCGACGATTTGTGGGAGGTTGATAAAACCCGACTGCAGATTGCTGCCCTGAACAGTGATCCGGCCATAGGCGTTGTTGTCGGCCATTACGACACTTTTGAATGCCCTTCCATTCCGCCTGAGCGGTTTGCGACACTGAGTTATGTCAAAGGAGGTCGGCCCGGCTACCTGAACGGCTGTCTGCTCATTCGCCGGCGCTGGGTGGCATCGGAAGAGTTCAAGTTTGATGAGACGTTGAGGAACGCTCATCTGGTCGAGTGGTTTCGCAACGCCCGTGTTGGCGGCATCGTGGAAAAAATCATCCCGGAAACCGTAATGAAGCGCCGTATCAGGCCGGGTACCCTCGGTGCACGCAAGGTTTCGGGTGCCGAGGATTCCATGAGTCCGTATGTTCTCGAGGTGGCTCGCCGTGCCATTGCACAGAAACACAAGAAGAGGGGCAACCCTGTGTGATGTCGTTGAACTACCGGTTGAAAAACTGGTTTGCGCTGCAAGCCTGGCCTGACCCGAACACAGATCAGCTTATCAAGGCAACACTGCTTCCTATTGATGAGGCGCGGACTTACTGGCGCAACTGGAAAGCCGCCAATGACATTGATGACTGTACCTGGCCGCAGTTCAAAATACTGGCCCGGTTTTCCGGGAGGTTGCCGAAAGTAGATCCGGAGTGTCCGGAGATACCCCGATTGCATGGCATGGCGAAGGCGCTTTGGACGAAGTCTCAAATGCAGCTAAACCGGTCAGCTGCCGCACTCGACATTCTGACCAAAAGGGATGTCCCCGTTTACCTGATGAAGTCGGCTGCTCTTGAAGCCCTCGAAATGACCAAGCTGACCCGTCGCGTGACCTCG
Above is a window of Anderseniella sp. Alg231-50 DNA encoding:
- a CDS encoding glycosyltransferase, encoding MKVSAIVAAWNAADTLHETLDSIAAQTVKPDEVIVVDDGSTDDTAKVVAEHPHKIQLIQTENRGVPSALNTGIAASTGDAIAILDADDLWEVDKTRLQIAALNSDPAIGVVVGHYDTFECPSIPPERFATLSYVKGGRPGYLNGCLLIRRRWVASEEFKFDETLRNAHLVEWFRNARVGGIVEKIIPETVMKRRIRPGTLGARKVSGAEDSMSPYVLEVARRAIAQKHKKRGNPV